In one window of Cupriavidus necator N-1 DNA:
- a CDS encoding RNA-guided endonuclease InsQ/TnpB family protein, translated as MQRLQAFKYELMPNGEQQRNMRRYAGSCRFVYNKALALQKQRYDQGEKKLSYAGLCKQLTEWRNSTETAWLADAPVHPLQQTLKDLERAYTNFFAKRADFPRFKKKGLGDSFRYPDQKQIKLDQTNSRIYLPKLGWLRYRNSRDVLGEVRNACVSLSGGKWFVSIQTERKVERPVPKATSAIGIDMGIARFATMSDGTFLAPLNSFRKHEARLRRAQRAMSRKTKFSNNWKKSKARIQRIHARIGNARLDYLHKATTTISENQAMVCIEDLKVRNMSKSAAGSSGQPGKNVRAKSGLNKAILDQGWYEFGRQLEYKLAWNGGWLIAVPPQHTSRTCPCCGHVSAENRQSQASFACVACGYANHADVVGAINILARGHRVAACGESA; from the coding sequence ATGCAGCGTCTTCAAGCCTTCAAATACGAATTGATGCCGAACGGCGAGCAGCAGCGCAACATGCGCCGTTATGCCGGATCGTGCCGGTTCGTCTATAACAAGGCGCTGGCGTTGCAGAAACAGCGTTACGATCAAGGCGAAAAGAAGCTCAGCTATGCCGGTCTGTGTAAGCAACTCACGGAGTGGCGCAACAGCACGGAAACAGCATGGCTGGCCGATGCACCAGTCCATCCTCTTCAACAGACGCTCAAGGACTTGGAGCGGGCCTACACAAATTTCTTCGCAAAACGGGCCGACTTCCCGCGTTTCAAGAAGAAGGGTCTGGGCGACAGTTTCCGCTATCCCGACCAGAAGCAAATCAAGCTTGATCAGACCAACTCGCGTATCTATTTGCCCAAGCTGGGCTGGCTGCGATACAGGAACAGCCGCGACGTACTCGGTGAGGTACGCAATGCCTGCGTCAGTCTTTCGGGCGGCAAGTGGTTTGTTTCGATCCAGACTGAGCGGAAGGTCGAGCGACCTGTGCCGAAAGCCACCAGCGCCATCGGCATCGACATGGGCATCGCTCGCTTTGCCACCATGAGCGATGGCACTTTCCTCGCGCCGCTCAACAGCTTTAGGAAGCACGAAGCCAGGCTGCGCCGTGCGCAGCGGGCGATGAGCCGCAAGACGAAATTCAGCAACAACTGGAAGAAGTCCAAGGCCCGAATCCAGCGTATCCACGCACGCATCGGTAACGCCCGCCTCGACTACCTGCACAAAGCCACGACCACGATCAGCGAAAATCAAGCGATGGTGTGTATCGAGGACCTGAAGGTACGGAACATGTCCAAGTCAGCGGCCGGTTCAAGCGGGCAACCGGGCAAGAACGTCAGGGCCAAGTCCGGCCTGAACAAGGCCATCCTCGATCAGGGTTGGTACGAGTTCGGGCGTCAACTGGAATACAAGCTAGCGTGGAATGGCGGCTGGCTAATAGCTGTGCCGCCACAGCACACCAGTCGCACGTGCCCTTGCTGCGGGCATGTATCTGCCGAGAACCGGCAGAGCCAGGCGAGCTTCGCCTGTGTGGCATGCGGCTATGCGAATCACGCCGACGTGGTCGGCGCGATCAACATTTTGGCGCGGGGGCACCGCGTTGCAGCCTGTGGAGAGTCGGCGTAG
- a CDS encoding IS110 family RNA-guided transposase yields MNATTYGLDLAKSIFQLYWVDPETGETHSRRLSKTQLISFLSNRTPGKFVLEACGGAHWWARKIISLGHEAILLHPKYVRPFVRTNKTDAADARAIWTAAQQPGMRPIPVKTEAQQALLGLHRIRSELVDSRTRQVNQIRGLLGEYGLHFVLGRKAAMAQFVTRLSEIEQTIPAPLWRLLSRQLQRLRQLDAEILAAEQEIAAWLKTEPAAQCVDAIPGIGPITATALVATIGSPQAYRSGRAFAASLGLVPTQSGTGGKVHLGHISKRGDPYLRKLLIHGARIVLTRSKRRPCWAEALLVRRPTNVAIVALANKMARTAWALLAHRRVYEPGYVSARPA; encoded by the coding sequence ATGAATGCTACGACATATGGGCTGGATCTTGCAAAGTCGATCTTCCAACTCTACTGGGTCGACCCAGAGACGGGCGAGACGCACAGCCGGCGCCTCAGCAAGACCCAACTGATTTCCTTTCTGAGCAATCGCACCCCCGGCAAGTTCGTACTGGAGGCGTGTGGCGGCGCGCACTGGTGGGCAAGAAAGATTATCAGCCTGGGCCATGAAGCCATCCTGCTCCACCCAAAGTACGTGCGACCGTTCGTGCGGACCAACAAGACCGATGCGGCCGACGCGCGCGCGATCTGGACAGCCGCGCAGCAACCTGGGATGCGACCGATACCGGTAAAGACTGAGGCACAGCAAGCCTTACTTGGATTGCACCGAATTCGCTCGGAACTAGTCGACAGCCGCACGCGGCAAGTGAATCAGATTCGCGGCTTGCTGGGCGAATACGGCCTGCACTTCGTGCTTGGTCGCAAGGCTGCCATGGCGCAGTTTGTCACCCGACTGAGCGAGATCGAGCAAACCATCCCGGCTCCCTTGTGGCGACTGTTGTCGCGCCAGTTACAGCGACTCAGGCAGTTGGACGCTGAAATCCTCGCGGCCGAGCAAGAGATCGCTGCATGGCTAAAAACCGAGCCTGCCGCCCAATGTGTGGATGCGATTCCGGGAATTGGCCCGATCACCGCCACGGCCCTGGTTGCCACCATAGGATCTCCCCAGGCTTACCGCTCAGGCAGAGCCTTCGCGGCCAGCCTGGGCCTGGTACCAACCCAGAGTGGCACCGGCGGCAAGGTTCACCTCGGCCATATCAGCAAACGTGGCGATCCCTATTTGCGCAAACTGCTGATCCATGGCGCACGCATCGTGCTGACCCGCTCGAAGCGGCGCCCGTGCTGGGCTGAGGCCCTGCTGGTCAGGCGCCCGACCAATGTTGCCATCGTCGCGCTAGCCAACAAGATGGCGCGCACCGCCTGGGCATTGCTTGCCCATCGCCGCGTCTATGAACCCGGCTATGTCAGCGCACGGCCTGCGTAG
- a CDS encoding DUF2946 family protein, which yields MDEIVRQAMARWPNVPNAYGWLALDRRGQWRLRNEYAQQHGLSGDPIRHEALIGFIERNYLCDERGAWYFQNGPQRVFVSLGYAPWVVRLHEGALRTTTQQPFTLQACFADEHGNVVLAGTVEGMAQGSLPAQQGALLHDHDLELFSGASTWHGEACGTDLGVFHHDGRDIPIEPIAESEVPKRFGFVRQPAA from the coding sequence ATGGACGAGATCGTCAGGCAAGCCATGGCACGCTGGCCCAACGTGCCCAATGCCTACGGCTGGCTGGCACTGGACCGCCGCGGGCAGTGGCGCCTGCGCAATGAATACGCCCAGCAGCACGGGCTGTCGGGCGACCCCATCCGCCATGAAGCGCTGATCGGCTTTATCGAACGCAACTACCTGTGCGACGAGCGCGGCGCCTGGTACTTCCAGAACGGTCCGCAACGGGTGTTCGTATCGCTGGGCTATGCGCCGTGGGTCGTGCGGCTGCATGAAGGCGCGTTGCGCACCACCACGCAGCAGCCCTTCACGCTGCAGGCCTGCTTCGCCGACGAGCACGGCAATGTGGTGCTGGCCGGCACGGTCGAAGGCATGGCGCAAGGCAGCCTGCCGGCACAGCAGGGCGCCCTGCTGCACGACCACGACCTGGAACTGTTCAGCGGCGCCAGCACCTGGCATGGCGAAGCCTGCGGCACGGACCTGGGCGTATTCCATCACGATGGCCGCGACATCCCGATCGAGCCGATTGCCGAGAGCGAGGTGCCCAAGCGCTTTGGCTTCGTGCGCCAGCCGGCGGCCTGA
- a CDS encoding YheT family hydrolase gives MTQLPHHRLPQVVNAAQADPATAPGHGYGEGVPMPWWLRGGHAQTIIPARFTRRPPRVSFRRERWDTPDQDFIDLDWTTHPVRPDTPLVVMFHGLEGDSGSHYAQALMHALSLRGWQGVVPHFRGCSGELNLAPRFYHSGDSAEIRWVLERMRQRHCANGRKLLVVGISLGGNALLRFLGEDGAGAGHVHAAAAISAPLDLAAGGAALSAGFNLVYTRMFLQTLKRKSLAKLGQFPGLFDRDTMLASRDLYAFDNVVTAPLHGFVDTDDYWRRAASKPVLRDIAVPTLVLNARNDPFLPARHLPGPADASPQVWLEQPEHGGHVGFMTPPEGWRRHLPLLPDGRFSGDIEWLPARILGFFDRMM, from the coding sequence ATGACGCAGCTTCCGCACCACCGCCTTCCCCAGGTCGTCAACGCCGCCCAGGCTGATCCCGCCACGGCACCCGGCCATGGCTACGGCGAAGGCGTGCCGATGCCCTGGTGGCTGCGCGGCGGCCATGCCCAGACCATCATCCCCGCGCGCTTCACGCGCCGCCCGCCGCGCGTGAGCTTCCGCCGCGAACGCTGGGACACCCCCGACCAGGACTTCATCGACCTCGACTGGACCACCCACCCGGTGCGCCCGGACACGCCGCTGGTGGTGATGTTCCACGGCCTGGAGGGCGATTCCGGCAGCCATTACGCGCAGGCGCTGATGCATGCGCTGTCCCTGCGCGGCTGGCAGGGCGTGGTCCCGCATTTCCGCGGCTGCTCGGGCGAGCTCAACCTGGCCCCGCGCTTCTACCATTCGGGCGATTCGGCCGAGATCCGCTGGGTGCTGGAGCGCATGCGCCAGCGCCATTGCGCCAACGGGCGCAAGCTGCTGGTGGTGGGGATCTCGCTGGGCGGCAACGCGCTGCTGCGCTTCCTGGGCGAAGACGGCGCCGGCGCCGGCCACGTGCATGCGGCCGCGGCGATCTCCGCGCCGCTGGACCTGGCTGCCGGCGGCGCGGCGCTGTCGGCCGGCTTCAACCTGGTCTACACGCGCATGTTCCTGCAGACGCTCAAGCGCAAGTCGCTGGCCAAGCTGGGGCAGTTCCCGGGGCTGTTCGACCGCGACACGATGCTGGCCAGCCGCGACCTGTACGCCTTCGACAACGTCGTCACCGCGCCGCTGCATGGCTTTGTCGATACCGACGACTACTGGCGCCGCGCCGCCAGCAAACCCGTGCTGCGCGACATCGCCGTGCCCACGCTGGTGCTCAATGCGCGCAACGATCCCTTCCTGCCGGCCCGGCACCTGCCCGGCCCGGCCGACGCCAGCCCCCAGGTATGGCTGGAACAGCCCGAGCACGGTGGCCATGTCGGCTTCATGACCCCGCCCGAGGGCTGGCGCCGGCACCTGCCGCTGCTGCCCGACGGGCGCTTCAGCGGAGATATCGAATGGCTGCCGGCACGGATCCTGGGATTTTTTGACCGCATGATGTAG
- a CDS encoding YybH family protein: protein MPRFARLFDSAEDIVEAFREALKLRDADGALRLWLDEDSITCVLPDGQRLIGHEQLRQAFLQLLEEQPVLVDAIETSSHASMAVAIFDVTEALRFGGDRVEADLYVHTTYVLMQNHEGWRLAHIHCSPANAVQVAAVAAAPGQALH from the coding sequence ATGCCTCGCTTTGCCCGCCTGTTCGATTCCGCCGAAGACATCGTCGAAGCCTTTCGCGAAGCACTGAAGCTGCGCGACGCCGACGGCGCGCTGCGCCTGTGGCTAGACGAAGACTCGATCACCTGCGTGCTGCCCGACGGCCAGCGCCTGATCGGCCACGAACAGCTGCGCCAGGCCTTCCTGCAGTTGCTGGAAGAACAACCGGTGCTGGTCGATGCGATCGAGACCAGCAGTCATGCGTCGATGGCCGTGGCGATCTTCGACGTGACCGAGGCACTGCGCTTCGGCGGCGACCGCGTCGAGGCCGACCTGTACGTGCACACCACCTATGTGCTGATGCAGAACCACGAAGGCTGGCGCCTGGCACATATCCACTGCAGCCCGGCCAACGCGGTGCAGGTTGCCGCCGTGGCCGCCGCGCCGGGGCAGGCGCTGCACTGA
- the waaF gene encoding lipopolysaccharide heptosyltransferase II: protein MKKALVIAPNWIGDALMAQPLFALLKARHPRLVIDALAPKWVAPVLARMPEIGRVFPSDLAHGKLQLSARLMFAQQLKNEGYDLAYVLPNSLKSALVPWLAGIPLRIGYRGEARFGLLNVRHANPPRDKRPPMVEHYARLALRPGARLPEDLPEPRLRVDPTRMAATAERFGIAPHTRVIAFCPGAEFGPAKRWPAGHFARLAQMLRRSYPYAQMITLGSAKDAEIAAEIVSEAPFVRNLCGQTSLDDAVDLLALSEAAVCNDSGLMHVTAALNRPQVAVFGSSDPRHTPPLSQAASIMWLQLECSPCFKRECPLGHLRCLKEIEPEMVFVELRKLLHRP from the coding sequence ATGAAGAAAGCCCTCGTCATCGCCCCCAACTGGATCGGCGACGCCCTGATGGCGCAGCCGCTCTTTGCGCTGCTCAAGGCGCGCCATCCGCGCCTGGTCATCGACGCACTCGCGCCCAAGTGGGTCGCGCCCGTGCTCGCGCGCATGCCGGAGATCGGCCGCGTGTTCCCGTCCGACCTCGCGCACGGCAAGCTGCAGCTGTCGGCACGGCTGATGTTCGCGCAGCAGCTCAAGAACGAAGGCTACGACCTCGCCTACGTGCTGCCGAACTCGCTCAAGTCGGCACTGGTCCCCTGGCTGGCCGGCATCCCGCTGCGCATCGGCTACCGCGGCGAAGCCCGCTTCGGCCTGCTCAACGTGCGCCACGCCAACCCGCCGCGCGACAAGCGCCCGCCGATGGTGGAGCACTACGCCCGCCTGGCGCTCAGGCCCGGCGCGCGCCTGCCCGAAGACCTGCCAGAGCCGCGTCTGCGCGTCGACCCGACGCGCATGGCGGCCACCGCCGAGCGCTTTGGCATCGCCCCGCACACGCGCGTGATCGCGTTCTGCCCGGGTGCCGAGTTCGGCCCGGCCAAGCGCTGGCCGGCCGGACATTTCGCCAGGCTCGCGCAGATGCTCCGGCGTTCCTACCCGTATGCGCAGATGATCACGCTGGGCTCGGCCAAGGACGCCGAGATCGCCGCCGAGATCGTCAGCGAGGCCCCGTTCGTGCGCAACCTGTGCGGCCAGACCTCGCTGGATGACGCCGTGGACCTGCTGGCGCTGTCCGAAGCCGCGGTCTGCAACGACTCCGGCCTGATGCACGTCACCGCGGCGCTGAACCGGCCCCAGGTGGCGGTGTTTGGCTCGAGCGACCCGCGCCACACGCCGCCCCTGTCACAGGCAGCGAGTATCATGTGGCTGCAGCTGGAGTGCAGTCCCTGCTTCAAGCGCGAGTGCCCGCTGGGCCACCTGCGCTGCCTGAAAGAGATCGAACCTGAAATGGTGTTCGTCGAGCTGCGCAAGCTGCTGCACCGGCCCTGA
- a CDS encoding zinc-finger domain-containing protein, which translates to MTQTATIIEIGAEDIPLHCPTASTPAWNYHPRVFLDVADTGEAKCPYCGTVYKLKPGTVLKGHH; encoded by the coding sequence ATGACGCAAACCGCCACCATCATCGAAATCGGCGCTGAAGACATTCCGCTGCACTGCCCGACCGCCAGCACCCCGGCATGGAACTACCATCCGCGCGTGTTCCTCGACGTGGCAGACACCGGCGAAGCCAAGTGCCCCTACTGCGGCACCGTCTACAAGCTCAAGCCGGGCACCGTGCTGAAGGGCCACCACTGA
- a CDS encoding branched-chain amino acid transaminase has product MSMADRDGKIWMDGKLIEWRDAKIHVLTHTLHYGMGVFEGVRAYKTPEGTAIFRLHEHTRRLFNSAKIFQMVMPFDEATLEAAQREVVRANKLESCYIRPIVWVGDEKLGVSAKGNTIHVAIAAWPWGAYLGEEGMERGIRVKTSSFTRHHVNVSLVRAKASGYYINSILANQEATGLGYDEALLLDTEGYVSEGSGENVFIVRNGVIYTPDLASCLDGITRDATLAIARDLGIEVREKRITRDEMYCADEAFFTGTAAEVTPIRELDDRVIGEGRRGPVTKQIQDTFFAAVGGTNEKYKKWLTLV; this is encoded by the coding sequence ATGTCGATGGCTGATCGCGACGGCAAGATTTGGATGGACGGCAAGCTGATCGAATGGCGCGACGCCAAGATCCATGTGCTGACGCATACGCTGCACTACGGCATGGGCGTGTTCGAAGGCGTGCGCGCCTACAAGACGCCCGAAGGCACCGCCATCTTCCGCCTGCACGAGCACACCCGGCGCCTGTTCAACTCGGCCAAGATCTTCCAGATGGTCATGCCTTTCGACGAGGCCACGCTGGAAGCGGCGCAGCGCGAAGTGGTGCGCGCCAACAAGCTGGAATCCTGCTACATCCGCCCGATCGTGTGGGTCGGCGACGAGAAACTGGGCGTCTCGGCCAAGGGCAACACCATCCACGTGGCGATCGCGGCCTGGCCGTGGGGCGCCTACCTGGGCGAGGAAGGCATGGAGCGCGGCATCCGCGTGAAGACCTCGTCGTTCACGCGCCACCACGTCAACGTGTCGCTGGTGCGCGCCAAGGCCAGCGGCTACTACATCAACTCGATCCTGGCCAACCAGGAAGCCACCGGCCTGGGCTACGACGAAGCGCTGCTGCTGGATACCGAAGGCTATGTCAGCGAAGGCTCGGGCGAGAACGTCTTCATCGTGCGCAACGGCGTGATCTACACGCCGGACCTGGCCTCCTGCCTGGACGGCATCACCCGCGACGCCACCCTGGCCATCGCCCGCGACCTGGGCATCGAGGTGCGTGAAAAGCGCATCACCCGCGACGAGATGTACTGCGCCGACGAAGCCTTCTTCACCGGCACCGCCGCCGAAGTCACGCCGATCCGCGAACTGGACGACCGCGTCATCGGCGAAGGCCGCCGCGGCCCGGTGACCAAGCAGATCCAGGACACGTTCTTTGCCGCCGTGGGTGGCACCAACGAAAAGTACAAGAAGTGGCTGACGCTGGTCTGA
- a CDS encoding DEAD/DEAH box helicase encodes MPLTTHPGHDDLPEPGEDGASPAPGPDWQQALAALRALAGAEPAAGAEARRLLWALTLDADGVPGTIEPLEQVRGARGWGKPKPVPLARVAEDDRLEPWDARVARTIRRDQSHNRRCVLDRAAAVMALVGHPGVVLAHAPSQTLEVVEDAPALEAVHSAGRYVLRIFPPVREAPAMEALLPAAARQEAEALRQLTVVRDGPHRLRVIRYTPAQFDAARLLGDGLAIPEDGQAQLDQTLRALAGHFQVHADQAVGTRAVEAETRLRAEVAPVARGISLRLVVTPLGPLGPRLAPGAGRERLMAAVRGETLATQRDLDAELASVAEVFAALPQLVALSPPGGDYTWTLDDPEDALAVVEALPGLPAVQAVEWPRGKEIRVLPADLPQLGVQIESRGAWYRLAGELRVAEGLVLELGKLIDWTGSHAGRFVPMGQGVYVALTRALRGRLRDLAGVGEHVPDGIRVPQMATPWLDDVLAGAGVDPDAHFRQRIARLRAAREADIALPATLAAELRPYQEAGYRWAMTLAASGLGACLADDMGLGKTLQALAVLVARAGGGGALVIAPTSVCGNWAAEARRFAPTLNVHVYAEGDRETLLAQAGPHDLVIVSYTLLQQASKAFCAREWHTVVADEAQAFKNAVTRRAQAMFALPSGFRMALTGTPVENRLAELWSVMRFCNPGLLGSLARFNEHFANPIERGGVREARQRLRRMIAPFVLRRTKAQVLDELPPRTELVIRVEPEPVEAAHYEALRRQAQTEAEAALARLEAARKATKGAPAGARARALAQAQHQAQARIHVLAQLMRLRRAACDPRLVTPELSGQLSEGAKVRAFVELASELAASGHKTLVFSQFVDFLQLLRQGLERAGLALQYLDGATPAAERTRRVAAFQAGEGDVFLISLKAGGFGLNLTAADYVIIADPWWNPAAEDQAMGRAHRIGQQRPVTVYRLINAGTIEERIVDLHRDKRALADGLLEADDDSTAGTGAPLPDVDELVGLLRR; translated from the coding sequence GTGCCTTTGACCACACATCCCGGCCATGACGACCTGCCTGAACCCGGCGAGGACGGCGCCAGCCCCGCGCCGGGCCCGGACTGGCAGCAGGCGCTGGCAGCACTGCGTGCACTGGCCGGCGCCGAACCCGCCGCCGGCGCCGAGGCCCGGCGCCTGCTGTGGGCGCTGACGCTGGACGCCGACGGTGTGCCGGGCACGATCGAGCCGCTCGAGCAGGTGCGCGGCGCGCGCGGCTGGGGCAAGCCGAAGCCGGTGCCACTGGCCCGGGTCGCCGAGGACGACCGGCTCGAGCCGTGGGATGCCCGCGTGGCGCGCACCATCCGCCGCGACCAGTCGCATAACCGGCGCTGCGTGCTGGACCGCGCCGCCGCGGTGATGGCGTTGGTGGGCCACCCGGGCGTGGTGCTGGCGCATGCGCCATCGCAGACGCTGGAGGTGGTCGAGGACGCCCCCGCGCTGGAAGCGGTCCACAGCGCCGGCCGTTATGTGCTGCGCATCTTCCCGCCGGTGCGCGAGGCGCCGGCGATGGAAGCCTTGCTGCCCGCCGCCGCACGCCAGGAGGCCGAGGCGCTGCGCCAGCTCACGGTGGTGCGCGATGGCCCGCACCGGCTGCGGGTGATCCGCTACACGCCCGCCCAGTTCGATGCCGCGCGGCTGCTCGGCGACGGTCTGGCGATCCCGGAGGACGGCCAGGCGCAGCTCGACCAGACCCTGCGCGCGCTGGCCGGCCACTTCCAGGTCCATGCCGACCAGGCCGTCGGCACACGCGCGGTGGAGGCCGAGACACGGCTGCGCGCCGAGGTGGCGCCGGTGGCCCGCGGCATTTCGCTGCGGCTGGTGGTGACGCCGCTGGGGCCGCTCGGGCCGCGGCTGGCGCCTGGCGCCGGGCGCGAGCGCCTGATGGCCGCCGTGCGCGGCGAGACCCTGGCCACGCAGCGCGACCTGGATGCCGAGCTGGCCAGCGTGGCCGAGGTCTTCGCGGCATTGCCGCAGTTGGTGGCGCTGTCGCCGCCGGGCGGCGATTACACCTGGACACTGGACGATCCGGAGGACGCGCTCGCCGTGGTCGAGGCACTGCCCGGCCTGCCCGCCGTGCAGGCCGTGGAATGGCCGCGCGGCAAGGAGATCCGCGTGCTGCCGGCCGACCTGCCGCAGCTGGGGGTGCAGATCGAGAGCCGCGGCGCGTGGTACCGGCTGGCCGGCGAACTGCGCGTGGCCGAGGGGCTGGTGCTGGAGCTGGGCAAGCTGATCGACTGGACCGGCAGCCACGCCGGGCGCTTCGTGCCGATGGGGCAGGGCGTCTACGTGGCGCTGACGCGCGCGCTGCGCGGCCGGCTGCGCGACCTGGCCGGCGTCGGTGAGCATGTGCCCGACGGCATTCGCGTCCCGCAGATGGCCACGCCGTGGCTGGACGACGTGCTGGCCGGCGCGGGCGTCGATCCCGACGCGCATTTCCGCCAGCGCATCGCCCGGCTGCGCGCCGCGCGCGAGGCTGACATCGCGCTGCCTGCCACGCTGGCGGCTGAGCTGCGGCCCTACCAGGAGGCCGGCTACCGCTGGGCCATGACGCTGGCGGCCTCGGGCCTGGGCGCCTGCTTGGCCGACGACATGGGCTTGGGCAAGACCCTGCAGGCGCTGGCGGTGCTGGTGGCGCGCGCCGGCGGCGGCGGCGCGCTGGTGATCGCGCCGACCTCGGTGTGCGGCAACTGGGCGGCCGAGGCGCGGCGCTTTGCGCCCACGCTCAACGTCCATGTCTATGCCGAGGGCGATCGTGAGACGCTGCTGGCGCAGGCCGGGCCGCATGACCTGGTGATCGTCTCGTACACGCTGCTGCAGCAGGCCAGCAAGGCGTTCTGCGCGCGCGAATGGCATACCGTGGTCGCGGACGAGGCGCAGGCCTTCAAGAACGCGGTCACGCGGCGGGCGCAGGCGATGTTCGCGCTGCCGTCGGGCTTCCGCATGGCGCTGACCGGCACGCCGGTGGAGAACCGGCTGGCGGAACTCTGGTCGGTGATGCGGTTCTGCAATCCGGGCTTGCTGGGCTCGCTGGCCCGCTTCAACGAACACTTTGCCAACCCGATCGAGCGCGGCGGCGTGCGTGAGGCGCGCCAGCGGCTGCGCCGCATGATCGCGCCGTTCGTGCTGCGCCGGACCAAGGCGCAGGTGCTGGACGAACTGCCGCCGCGCACGGAGCTGGTGATCCGGGTCGAGCCCGAGCCGGTCGAAGCCGCGCACTACGAGGCCCTGCGCCGCCAGGCCCAGACCGAGGCCGAGGCCGCGCTGGCGCGCTTGGAAGCGGCACGCAAGGCCACCAAAGGCGCGCCTGCCGGGGCCCGTGCGCGCGCCCTGGCGCAGGCCCAGCACCAGGCGCAGGCGCGCATCCACGTGCTGGCGCAGCTGATGCGGCTGCGGCGCGCCGCGTGCGATCCGCGCCTGGTCACGCCGGAACTCAGCGGCCAGCTGTCCGAAGGCGCCAAGGTGCGCGCCTTTGTCGAGCTGGCCAGCGAGCTTGCCGCGAGCGGCCACAAGACCCTGGTGTTCAGCCAGTTTGTCGATTTCCTGCAGCTGCTGCGCCAGGGGCTGGAGCGGGCCGGGCTGGCGCTGCAGTACCTGGACGGCGCCACCCCCGCGGCCGAGCGCACTCGCCGCGTGGCCGCCTTCCAGGCGGGCGAGGGCGATGTCTTCCTGATCAGCCTGAAGGCCGGCGGCTTCGGCCTGAACCTGACCGCGGCCGACTACGTGATCATTGCCGACCCCTGGTGGAACCCCGCCGCCGAAGACCAGGCCATGGGCCGCGCGCACCGCATCGGCCAGCAGCGCCCCGTGACGGTGTACCGACTGATCAATGCGGGCACCATCGAAGAGCGCATCGTCGACCTGCACCGCGACAAGCGCGCGCTGGCCGACGGGCTGCTGGAGGCCGACGACGACAGCACCGCGGGAACCGGCGCGCCGCTGCCGGACGTGGATGAACTGGTGGGCCTGCTGCGGCGCTGA
- a CDS encoding Bug family tripartite tricarboxylate transporter substrate binding protein, translating to MPTSSRLLPRLSFRPATGLAVLCAAAAISTVSMPARAQGEWPTQPVTILMGFTAGSGVDIVGRTLQESLQKSLKTTIIYDYRPGAGGNVASEAVAHARPDGYTLLLGTAATHGINPALYKSLPFDAEADFTPIAPLVEVSNVLTVNPAVIDVKSVKEFIEKVKANPGKYNFASTGNGTGTHLAFAEFNARAGLDMVHVPYKGGPDALQAVVKGEVCCIFNQVQSVLPQYRAGKVRLLGVTTRQRVQVIPDVPTIAESGLPGFNSTIWFGFFGPKGLDPKIARKVNDAVKVALETPAIRQKLIDAGNTPRVETVDQFKATVKGDRQKWAGVVKTVGASVD from the coding sequence ATGCCTACTTCGTCCCGCCTGCTTCCGCGCTTGTCCTTCCGTCCCGCGACCGGCCTGGCCGTGCTGTGCGCCGCCGCTGCCATCAGCACGGTCAGCATGCCCGCCCGCGCGCAAGGGGAGTGGCCGACGCAGCCGGTGACGATCCTGATGGGCTTCACCGCCGGCTCCGGCGTCGACATCGTCGGCCGCACGCTGCAGGAATCGCTGCAGAAGTCGCTGAAGACCACCATCATCTACGACTACCGGCCGGGCGCCGGCGGCAACGTCGCCTCCGAAGCAGTGGCGCATGCCAGGCCGGATGGCTACACGCTGCTGCTGGGCACCGCCGCCACGCACGGCATCAACCCGGCGCTGTACAAGAGCCTGCCGTTCGACGCCGAGGCCGATTTCACCCCGATCGCGCCGCTGGTCGAGGTCTCCAACGTGCTGACCGTCAACCCGGCGGTGATCGACGTGAAGTCGGTCAAGGAGTTTATCGAGAAGGTCAAGGCCAACCCGGGCAAGTACAACTTCGCGTCCACCGGCAACGGCACCGGCACGCACCTGGCCTTTGCCGAGTTCAATGCGCGCGCCGGCCTGGACATGGTCCACGTGCCCTACAAGGGCGGCCCGGACGCGCTACAGGCGGTGGTGAAGGGAGAGGTCTGCTGCATCTTCAACCAAGTGCAGAGCGTGCTGCCGCAGTACCGCGCCGGCAAGGTGCGCCTGCTGGGCGTGACCACCAGGCAGCGGGTGCAAGTGATTCCCGACGTGCCGACCATTGCCGAGAGCGGCCTGCCCGGCTTCAACAGCACCATCTGGTTCGGCTTCTTCGGGCCGAAGGGGCTGGATCCGAAGATCGCGCGCAAGGTCAACGATGCGGTGAAGGTGGCGCTGGAAACGCCGGCGATCCGGCAGAAGCTGATCGATGCGGGCAACACGCCGCGGGTCGAGACTGTGGATCAGTTCAAGGCGACGGTGAAGGGGGATCGGCAGAAGTGGGCGGGGGTGGTTAAGACTGTGGGGGCGTCGGTGGATTGA